AGACCAGAATAACCGTAAGTAAAGTATATCCAAAACGGGAACCGCCTTCAATATCCGTCGCCCAGTTGCCCGGATCGATATATCCGACAGCCACCATCAGACCAGGACCAGTAAATGCCATAAGTTTTTTCCAGAAGCCGGCGCCTTCTGGAATGTTTATTGAAGCGTGAACTTCCGATAACGAAGCAAGTTTATTGGTATCGTCTGTGATGTTTCTAAGCAATGAATCCCTTGTAGTTAAATTGTCAAACATTTTTCGAATGTCTAAAATAAACAATTTGGTTTATTGAAAACAAAGATAGAGAAATCTTAAATCAATTTTTAGGTTAATCTAAATTTTTTTAAATCCGATTAGTAAATTGTACTTTTGCTGACATATTGAGGTTTTGGGATAAACATACGATGCAGAACTCCTTCACAGAAGAAAATTATTTAAAAATTATTCACGCACTTTCAGGGCGTGAAGGGCTTGAAGTAAGTACCAATGCTTTGGCAGAAAGTACTTCCACGCGTGCTGCATCCGTGACGGATATGCTGCGCAAGCTTGCGGAAAAGGGATTGATACATTATAAAAAGTATCAGGGCGTGAGATTAACGGAATCCGGAGAGAAAGTTGCGATCAATGTAATCCGTAAACATCGCCTTTGGGAAGTGTTTCTGGTTGAAAAACTTGGTTTTGGCTGGGATGAGGTGCATGATATTGCAGAAGAACTTGAACATATTCCGTCAGATCATCTGGTAGAGCGTCTGGATGCATTTCTGGGTCATCCCCGTTTTGATCCGCACGGCGACCCGATTCCTGACTCAAAAGGTAACCTTACAGAACCTGATTACCTGATTCTAACCGATGTTGAAATGGGTGAAAAAGTAAGAATGATGGGTGTTTTGGATCACGCACCTTCGTTTTTGCAGCATCTTGACAGAGCGGGAATTACGCTTGGATGTATTTTGGAGATAAAAGAAATTAATGAATATGATAAATCTGCTTCTGTACAGATTGATGATAAACAAACGTTATTTATAAGTCTTGAGGTTTCTAAAAATTTACTAGTACAACGCCGATGAGACTTTCCCAGCCATGAGATTGAAAATATTAGATCGTTATCTGATCAAGAATTTCCTGATTACTTATTTTTTCGTAGCCTTTGTGATCGTACTGATCATTTGTATGATCGACTATACAGAGAAGGTGGACGATTTTCTTGAAAAGAAAGCGCCTATTAATGAAATCCTGATTGATTATTACCTCAACCTGATTCCTTACTGGATTAATTACATCAGTCCGCTGATGGTTTTTATTGCAACAGTTTTTTTTACATCCAGGATTGCAGCCCGGACGGAAATTGTGGCCATGCTTAGCAGTGGAATAAGTTTTGGCCGGATTTTATTTCCTTATCTGATTGGCGCTGTGGTACTGGGGGCTGTTACATTTGTTCAGGTGGGGTGGATTTTACCAAAGGCAAATAAAATCCGCAATACTTTTGAAAAAACTTATGTAAAAAACGAATATACTTTCAGTGGACGTAATGTGCATATAACGATTGCTCCTGATGTTTATGCCTATCTTGAAAGCTACAATACAGCTGCAAAGACCGGGAATAAATTCACAATGGAAACAATCAAAGGAAATAAACTTCTTCAAAAATTGTCTGCCGACAAAATCGTTTGGCAGGATAAAAAGAAAAAATGGACACTTCAGAATGTGCAGGTCAGGACGATTGACAACCTGAAAGAAACGCTCACTTATCCAAAAGATATGGATACGACGATCAATTTGTTTCCCAAGGATTTTGAAAGTAATTATAACCTTTACGAAACTTTCACCCTACCTGAACTCAATACCTACATTGCACTTTTGCGAAGCCGGGGAGCTGATGGACTGGAAGTTTACCTGATTGAAAAATATGTGCGCTTTACCCAGCCTTTTGCCATTTTAATCCTGACTTCGATCGGTGTAATTGTATCTGCGCGGAAAAGCAGGCGAGGAGTGGGTTGGCAAATTGCCCTCGGTTTTATGCTGGCGTTTATCTATATTCTGTTTTTCCTGTTGTCAAAAGGAGTGGCCGAAGCAGGAACTGTGAGTACTTTATTTGCGGTATGGCTGCCAAATATTGTGTTTTCGTTCATTGGATTGTTGTTGTATAAAACATTACCAAGATAATTTTATGTTCACCACAACAACTTTCAGATCTTATCTCCATCTGCATTTTTTAGTGCTGATCTGGGGTTTTACAGCGATAGTTGGCCTCATGGTTTCGATTTCTCCGATTGCACTTGTTTTTTACAGAACATTTCTGGCAGGTTTGGGCTTGGCTGTTGTGATGTTGGTTAAGAAAAAGAAATTTGATGTAACAGGCGCAGATCTTCGCCGGATGTTTTTTGTAGGATGTATTTTATCTTCTCACTGGATACTTTTTTTTGCCGCTGCCCGTGTTTCGACTGCATCGGTTTGTCTGGCCGGAATGGCTACGACATCCCTCTGGACCAGTTTGATTGAACCTTTGGTGAACCGTCGCCCGATAAAGCCTTTGGAAGTTGGCTTGGGAATATTGGCCTTCGCCGGATTGTATGTCGTTTTTAAATTTGAATTTGATCATGCCTTAGGACTTGGCCTGGCTCTTGCATCAGCGTTATTAGCTGCGATGTTCACCGTGGCAAACAGCAGATTCGTACAGCGAATTGATGCTTTTACCATAACATTTTACGAAATGGTCGGGGCAAGTTTATTTTCTTTGTTATTTCTGATTGTTGCAGAATCCCGGGGATGGACCAATAATATGCCGGTTTGGCCAAAAGGGCAGGACTGGATATGGATTTTATTTCTTGCCTGGATCTGTACCGTGTATGCAAGTACGATGGCTACGCAGCTCATGAAACAGTTCTCAGCCTATCTTATTAACCTGACAATCAACCTTGAACCGGTTTATGGAATCGCGCTGGCTTTTTTCTATTTTGGAGAAAAGGAGAGGATGACACAAGGTTTTTATCTGGGTACAATTTTAATCCTGCTCGCAGTACTTTTGTACCCCATCCTGAATGGAAGAACATTTCAAAAACGAACGAAAACTACTTAATTAACATATTACTACTATTTTTGTCGCATCAACAAATTTGAACACATGAATTTATCCCGTTTACTTTTAGTAGTACCATGTTACAATGAGGAAGCGATTTTGAATCTGACCTATTCAACGCTTAAAGCTTATTATGCTGGTATCAAGGAGCGGGGACTTATAGCGGCCGATAGTAAAATCTGCTTTGTTAATGACGGCAGCCGGGACAAAACCTGGGATATCATTGAAGAACTTTGCAGCAAAGACGACACGATTATTGGTGTCAAACTTTCCAGAAATTTCGGTCATCAAAGCGCAATCATGGCGGGTTTGGAAAATTATATTGATGACTTTGATTGCTTTATCACCATCGATGCCGATTTACAGGACGATATAAATGCCATTACTTCCATGATTGAAAAACACCGTGAAGGTGCCATGGTCGTTTACGGTGTAAGAGGCGACAGAAGTTCGGATACGTGGTTCAAACGTGTATCAGCAGAGAGTTTTTATGTGATCATGCAGAAAATGGGCGTTCCAGTGGTTTTTAACCACGCAGATTTTCGTTTAATGGATCGCCGGGTACTTCAGGAACTTGGCAACTTCAAGGAAATAAATATGTTTCTTCGCGGTATTGTTCCGCTTGTCGGTTTTCGCAACGACAAGGTAATTTACAATCGTCTGGAACGTACCGCCGGGGAAACGAAATATCCGTTAAGTAAAATGTTGCTTTTCGCCTGGAACGGGATCACTTCCTTTTCTACCTTTCCGATGCGGCTTGTACTTTATTTTGGCGTATTTAATTTTATGGTCGCCATGGTTATTGTCGCCTATATTTTCTTTTCCTACATCATCGGACACACAGTTCCGGGATGGACTTCAACCATGTTACCACTTACTTTTTTCAGTGGCTCCAATATGATGGCACTGGGATTAATCGGCGAGTACATCGGGAAAATTTATGAAGAAGTAAAAGGTCGTCCACGCTACATCATTGAAAAAACAGTTAATGAATAGATTTTATAAAAAATACCGCACAGTTGGCAATTCGATAAACATGCTTTTATTATTAAGCGTGCTTATACCTTTGCTGGCACTATCGTATTTTAATCATCCATCTCCTGCCGACGATTATTGCTACATCGATACGGTTTTTAAATACAGCTGGCTCGAAGCGATGAATTTTTATTATTCGGGCTGGACGGGACGGTATTTCGGTATTTTTCTCAATCACTCAAATCCTTTAATTGTTCATTCCATTATTGGTTTCAAAATTTGGCCAGTTGTCCTTTTATCAGGATTTATCTTTGCATTTTACAGCTTGTTCAGGCATTTGACGCCTACATTGTCCCGGGCTGCGCACCTTGGTTTTGCCGGTGTTGTATTTTTCCTTTACATACTAAAAATGCCAAGTATTGTTGAAGGATTTTACTGGATGGCCGCTTTCGTAACCTACACCGTCCCTAATATTCTTACGTTATTTTGGGTTTGCGTCGTTCTGGACTGGTATCGGCAGGATACTAAAAAAATGCTGCTGGCAACGCTGGCTAACTTTTTTGTTTTTGCCATCATTGGGAGCAGTGAAACCAACTTGTTAATCATCTTTTTGTTGGTAGCCGCCTTATGGTTTTACCGAATTATTTTCCATCGTAAAATTGATGGATTGATGATCAGTCTATTGATTGTCACCATTTTATCCGGCTATTTCTTGTTTAGTTCTCCTGGTAATGCCGCACGTATGGGCGGAAATCCGATGGGTGGCAACGTGGTATTTTCAGTTGTGTCGTCTTTCAAAAAACTGGCAGAATTGAGTATTGGCTGGATTACAAAGACGCCATTGCTTATCTTCTCTCTGGCCTGGCTCATTGTGCTTTCCAAGATTTCCGTAGGTGCAAGAAATTATTTCTCGATGCCCGTTTGGTTTGCAGTTGCATTGTATATTGGCATTCTGGCCGCGCAAATTGTTCCTTCTTATTTTGGCGTTGGTATTGATCCGACACCGCGTGTAATCAACTGTGTCTATTTATTTTTCCTGATCGGCTGGTTTTATGTGATCGGCGTTGTCTTTCATTATTTTCATCAACGTTACACGGGAGAGTTTCGCTTATCCTTTCTCAGATACGGAGTTTTATATTCTCTTTTAGTGCTCTCAATCGCGTTTTCGTTTTTTCGAAGTGCAAATGTTAAGATGATTTATTCCGATTTGTTGAGAGGGAAAGCGGCCGCATTTAGCAGGGAGACGAATGAGCGTTACGCCTTGATTCAAAATTCAAAAGATGCAATTGTCTATTTGCCTCCAATAAAAACCCGACCGATATCACTTTATTATGATGATATTACCACCAACCGCGGACACTGGTGGAATAAATGTATGGCGGGCTATTTTGGAAAAGAGGCTATCATTATGAAAGAAACAAAGTGAATAAAAATAAATTAATGCTTGGTGGTTTAATGGCCATACCCATTGTTTTCTGGGTATTTGTCATCCTGAATAATTCCGTAAATGTGCCTTGGTACGACGATTTTGATCCTTTTCCGGATTTTCTTCGTCAGTGGATCAACAGCGCATCTTTTGCTGATCATTTGCGATTACTTTTTCAGCCAAATAACGAACACCGGATGGTGATCGGTAAGCTTGTTACCCTATTTTATTATGGCATCACCGGGCAGCTTAATTTTACGTTTCTTCACATCGCGGGAGCTTGTTTTACCCTCGGTACTTTGTGGCTTTTCTGGACTTCATTTAAGGATAGTAACTTAAAGTGGTGGTATTTTTTGCCAGTGCCTTTCCTGTTGTTTCAACTGCAATATCATCTAGTTTTTCTTTGGGCAATTTGCAGCCTTCAGCATCAGCCGGTTATCTTTTTTGTAAGTCTTTCGATGTTATTGCTGGCCAGAAATCGTTTTGGCTGGGCACTTTTGGCCGCAGTTTGCGCGACCTATTCCATGAGTAATGGTATTTTTGTCTGGGTTTCAGGCGCAGTTATCCTGATTTTAAGATCGAATTATAAATGGCTTGGAATTTGGTGTATAACTGGCGCTGCTGCTATTGGATTTTATTTCTTTGGTTTAACAACTCAGGGCAACGAATCCAGTATTGCCTATTTCAAACAATATCCACATCTCTCTTTTCTGGGTTTCTTTGCCTTTCTGGGAGGCTTGTTCGACTTTTTTCCTGAAAAAACAATTGTGACCAGATCAGTTCTTCCCGTCATTATGGGGCTGGCTGTGATGGTCTGGGTTGGCACCTGGCTCTTGACTCTTGTTTTATCATGGTTTAAAAAGACTTTTAACACTGCTCAGAAATTACCGGATTTTGTTGATGCATTTTCTGTCGTTGAAAAAGGACGGAAGTCTTTTCAGGAATTTCTTTTAGGCATACTGGTCTTTTTGTTGATGAATGCGCTGGTTATCGGATTATTAAGACCG
The nucleotide sequence above comes from Dyadobacter subterraneus. Encoded proteins:
- a CDS encoding LptF/LptG family permease, producing the protein MKILDRYLIKNFLITYFFVAFVIVLIICMIDYTEKVDDFLEKKAPINEILIDYYLNLIPYWINYISPLMVFIATVFFTSRIAARTEIVAMLSSGISFGRILFPYLIGAVVLGAVTFVQVGWILPKANKIRNTFEKTYVKNEYTFSGRNVHITIAPDVYAYLESYNTAAKTGNKFTMETIKGNKLLQKLSADKIVWQDKKKKWTLQNVQVRTIDNLKETLTYPKDMDTTINLFPKDFESNYNLYETFTLPELNTYIALLRSRGADGLEVYLIEKYVRFTQPFAILILTSIGVIVSARKSRRGVGWQIALGFMLAFIYILFFLLSKGVAEAGTVSTLFAVWLPNIVFSFIGLLLYKTLPR
- a CDS encoding DMT family transporter; the encoded protein is MFTTTTFRSYLHLHFLVLIWGFTAIVGLMVSISPIALVFYRTFLAGLGLAVVMLVKKKKFDVTGADLRRMFFVGCILSSHWILFFAAARVSTASVCLAGMATTSLWTSLIEPLVNRRPIKPLEVGLGILAFAGLYVVFKFEFDHALGLGLALASALLAAMFTVANSRFVQRIDAFTITFYEMVGASLFSLLFLIVAESRGWTNNMPVWPKGQDWIWILFLAWICTVYASTMATQLMKQFSAYLINLTINLEPVYGIALAFFYFGEKERMTQGFYLGTILILLAVLLYPILNGRTFQKRTKTT
- a CDS encoding DUF6056 family protein, which produces MLLLLSVLIPLLALSYFNHPSPADDYCYIDTVFKYSWLEAMNFYYSGWTGRYFGIFLNHSNPLIVHSIIGFKIWPVVLLSGFIFAFYSLFRHLTPTLSRAAHLGFAGVVFFLYILKMPSIVEGFYWMAAFVTYTVPNILTLFWVCVVLDWYRQDTKKMLLATLANFFVFAIIGSSETNLLIIFLLVAALWFYRIIFHRKIDGLMISLLIVTILSGYFLFSSPGNAARMGGNPMGGNVVFSVVSSFKKLAELSIGWITKTPLLIFSLAWLIVLSKISVGARNYFSMPVWFAVALYIGILAAQIVPSYFGVGIDPTPRVINCVYLFFLIGWFYVIGVVFHYFHQRYTGEFRLSFLRYGVLYSLLVLSIAFSFFRSANVKMIYSDLLRGKAAAFSRETNERYALIQNSKDAIVYLPPIKTRPISLYYDDITTNRGHWWNKCMAGYFGKEAIIMKETK
- a CDS encoding metal-dependent transcriptional regulator, translated to MQNSFTEENYLKIIHALSGREGLEVSTNALAESTSTRAASVTDMLRKLAEKGLIHYKKYQGVRLTESGEKVAINVIRKHRLWEVFLVEKLGFGWDEVHDIAEELEHIPSDHLVERLDAFLGHPRFDPHGDPIPDSKGNLTEPDYLILTDVEMGEKVRMMGVLDHAPSFLQHLDRAGITLGCILEIKEINEYDKSASVQIDDKQTLFISLEVSKNLLVQRR
- a CDS encoding glycosyltransferase family 2 protein, yielding MNLSRLLLVVPCYNEEAILNLTYSTLKAYYAGIKERGLIAADSKICFVNDGSRDKTWDIIEELCSKDDTIIGVKLSRNFGHQSAIMAGLENYIDDFDCFITIDADLQDDINAITSMIEKHREGAMVVYGVRGDRSSDTWFKRVSAESFYVIMQKMGVPVVFNHADFRLMDRRVLQELGNFKEINMFLRGIVPLVGFRNDKVIYNRLERTAGETKYPLSKMLLFAWNGITSFSTFPMRLVLYFGVFNFMVAMVIVAYIFFSYIIGHTVPGWTSTMLPLTFFSGSNMMALGLIGEYIGKIYEEVKGRPRYIIEKTVNE